A section of the Kluyveromyces lactis strain NRRL Y-1140 chromosome F complete sequence genome encodes:
- the DGA1 gene encoding diacylglycerol O-acyltransferase (similar to uniprot|Q08650 Saccharomyces cerevisiae YOR245C DGA1 Diacylglycerol acyltransferase catalyzes the terminal step of triacylglycerol (TAG) formation acylates diacylglycerol using acyl-CoA as an acyl donor localized to lipid particles), whose product MGKEQIRKRQTKKVRKGSQPVANGKSSVVGVSKDGKPEFCAIDTPIERRLQTLSVAWYVECIPLMIIIMLFVWVNPLMWSFVIPYTIYYFIDRTASNGNAVKRHSKWFRSLKVWFYFRDYFPISMHKSTELEPTFTSIDSTELENDASEPGYLDSSQPVLPDKWWNPFREKDETVRPTGPRYIFGYHPHGIAAFGAFGAFATEACNWSKVFPGIPVCLLTLVNQFQIPVYRDYLLALGITSVARKNAMKVLEKNYSIAIVIGGASESLLTNLGSSDIILSKRKGFVKLALQTGNVSLVPVYGFGETDTYKILKLKNDSIIGRIQIWLKENYSFTVPLFFARGVFNYDFGLLPFRHPVNVVVGNPIHIKEKIDHPTIEEIDHYHSLYIEELKRLYDDNKAKFNYSEKTLNIVE is encoded by the coding sequence ATGGGTAAGGAACAAATCAGAAAGAGACAAACTAAAAAGGTACGCAAGGGTTCACAACCCGTGGCAAATGGTAAATCTTCTGTAGTAGGGGTCTCCAAAGATGGGAAACCAGAATTTTGTGCTATTGATACGCCCATAGAAAGGAGACTTCAAACTCTCAGCGTAGCATGGTATGTCGAATGTATTCCGTTAATGATCATCATAATGTTGTTTGTTTGGGTTAACCCGTTGATGTGGTCGTTTGTAATACCATACACCATTTATTATTTCATAGACCGGACTGCCTCCAATGGGAACGCTGTGAAGAGACACTCCAAGTGGTTCCGATCTCTAAAGGTCTGGTTTTATTTCCGTGATTACTTCCCTATAAGTATGCACAAAAGCACTGAACTCGAGCCAACATTTACAAGTATTGATTCCACAGAGCTGGAAAATGATGCGAGTGAGCCAGGCTACCTGGATAGCTCACAGCCCGTTTTACCAGATAAATGGTGGAATCCTTTCAGAGAAAAGGATGAAACTGTTAGACCAACAGGACCGAGGTATATTTTTGGCTACCATCCACATGGTATAGCAGCATTCGGAGCGTTTGGAGCATTCGCTACCGAGGCATGTAATTGGAGTAAAGTTTTCCCAGGCATTCCAGTGTGTTTGCTTACTTTGGtaaatcaatttcaaataccAGTGTACCGTGATTATTTATTGGCCTTAGGCATAACATCGGTCGCTAGAAAAAATGCTATGAAAGTACTTGAGAAAAATTATTCAATAGCCATCGTAATTGGAGGTGCCAGTGAATCCCTTCTTACTAACCTTGGTTCATCTGATATCATTTTAAGCAAGCGGAAAGGTTTTGTGAAGTTGGCTTTGCAAACTGGGAATGTGAGTCTTGTACCTGTGTATGGATTTGGTGAAACTGATACTTACAAGATTCTGAAGCTTAAAAATGACTCTATAATAGGCAGGATACAGATATGGCTTAAAGAGAACTACAGCTTCACTGTCCCTCTATTTTTCGCTCGTGGTGTATTCAATTATGATTTTGGTTTACTACCGTTTAGACATCCAGTCaatgttgttgttggaaACCCTATTCatattaaagaaaagatagATCATCCAACAATTGAGGAGATTGATCATTACCATTCCTTATacattgaagaattgaaacgTCTTTACGATGATAACAAGGCAAAATTTAACTATTCAGAAAAAACTTTAAATATAGTGGAATGA
- the RRD2 gene encoding peptidylprolyl isomerase RRD2 (similar to uniprot|Q12461 Saccharomyces cerevisiae YPL152W RRD2 Resistant to Rapamycin Deletion 2; similar to hosphotyrosyl phosphatase activator (PTPA) from several organisms), whose amino-acid sequence MAIKRLINEHDMELWNNSKTFEDVIGFINTLALSVRGRENNDYTQPISDNVQRVSNLLSKVTEIIGKHEVIKDANTSRFGKIEFRDFYDDISEHSNELISKIFEGIEKPDTGKLDDICTYFINSWGDRSRIDYGSGHELNFICFLYCLTESKVFDLENDSSNIVLMLFIKYLGIMRSLELKYWLEPAGSHGVWGLDDYHFLPFLFGAFQLSTHKHLKPKSIHNPEVVEMFQDRYLYFGCIAFINKVKTTASLRWHSPMLDDISGVKRWSKVAEGMVKMYKAEVLQKLPIMQHFYFGYFLKCPEGVSEPSARAQDHHEDDSCCTDGSHGHSTWADCCGIAVPSAIAASQMANKDVRLFPFD is encoded by the coding sequence ATGGCTATTAAGAGATTAATTAACGAGCATGATATGGAGTTATGGAATAACTCCAAGACGTTTGAAGACGTGATTGGATTTATTAATACCTTGGCATTGAGTGTACGGGGCAGAGAGAACAATGATTACACTCAACCAATTAGTGATAACGTCCAAAGAGTCTCTAACTTGTTATCAAAAGTAACAGAAATCATTGGGAAGCATGAGGTTATCAAAGATGCTAATACCTCGAGATTCGGTAAGATCGAATTTAGGGATTTTTATGATGACATTTCGGAGCACTCTAATGAGCTAATATCAAAGATATTTGAAGGCATTGAAAAACCTGACACAGGGAAGTTGGATGACATTTGTACGTATTTCATTAACTCTTGGGGGGATAGGTCAAGGATTGATTATGGTTCCGGTCATGAATTGAACTTCATATGTTTCTTGTACTGCTTGACAGAATCAAAGGTATTTGATCTGGAGAACGACAGCTCGAATATTGTATTGATGCTTTTCATTAAATATTTGGGGATAATGAGATCACTTGAGCTCAAATACTGGTTGGAGCCTGCTGGTTCTCATGGTGTTTGGGGTCTAGATGACTATCACTTTTtaccttttcttttcggtGCATTCCAACTATCCACTCATAAGcatttgaaaccaaaatcaattcacAATCCAGAAGTCGTAGAAATGTTCCAAGACAGGTATCTATATTTCGGCTGCATTGCATTCATTAATAAAGTTAAAACCACAGCTAGTTTGAGATGGCATTCACCTATGTTGGATGATATAAGCGGGGTGAAACGGTGGTCAAAAGTTGCTGAAGGCATGGTAAAAATGTATAAGGCAGAGGTTCTACAAAAATTACCAATCATGCAGCATTTCTATTTCggatatttcttgaaatgtCCCGAGGGCGTTAGTGAACCATCAGCACGCGCACAAGATCATCATGAAGATGATTCATGCTGTACTGATGGATCGCATGGTCATAGTACTTGGGCGGATTGTTGCGGTATTGCAGTCCCTAGTGCGATTGCGGCATCTCAAATGGCTAATAAAGACGTAAGACTATTTCCTTTTGATTGA
- the ESA1 gene encoding NuA4 histone acetyltransferase complex catalytic subunit ESA1 (highly similar to uniprot|Q08649 Saccharomyces cerevisiae YOR244W ESA1 Histone acetyltransferase catalytic subunit of the native multisubunit complex (NuA4) that acetylates four conserved internal lysines of histone H4 N-terminal tail required for cell cycle progression): MSHGEEKEPGIPQKVDSIDEIFVGCKSWVLKDGQDRLAEILSINSRRDPPKFYVHYEDFNKRLDEWITADRLQIDKEVIFPRPKELEEKKDSKKKKQQQNKSATPQAASATPDGGDVMDLDNLNVQGIPNEDISREDEIKKLRTSGSMTQNQNEVARVRNLNKVIMGKYEIEPWYFSPYPIELTDEDVVYIDDFSLQYFGSKKQYERYRKKCTLRHPPGNEIYRDDYVSFFEIDGRKQRTWCRNLCLLSKLFLDHKTLYYDVDPFLFYCMTRRDELGHHIVGYFSKEKESADAYNVACILTLPQYQRMGYGRLLIEFSYELSKKEGKVGSPEKPLSDLGLLSYRAYWADTLIKLLVEHGQEITIDEVSSISSMTTTDILHTAKALEILRFYRGQHVLYLNSDVMKRYKKLKNNKRRSIDPQKLIWTPPVFTASQLRFAW, from the coding sequence ATGAGTCACGGCGAAGAAAAGGAACCTGGGATTCCCCAGAAGGTTGACAGCATCGATGAGATTTTCGTTGGATGCAAGTCATGGGTACTAAAAGATGGTCAAGATCGTCTTGCTGAAATTCTATCCATTAACAGCAGAAGAGATCCACCTAAGTTCTACGTGCATTATGAAGACTTCAATAAACGTCTAGATGAATGGATCACTGCTGATAGGTTACAGATAGACAAGGAAGTCATTTTTCCTAGGCCTAAAGAGCttgaagagaagaaagactcgaagaaaaagaagcagcaACAGAATAAAAGTGCTACACCACAAGCAGCCAGTGCTACTCCGGATGGTGGGGATGTGATGGATTTGGATAATTTGAATGTACAAGGGATTCCTAATGAAGATATTTCCAgagaagatgaaataaaGAAGCTTCGTACATCGGGGTCAATGACACAGAATCAGAATGAGGTGGCTAGAGTTAGAAATTTGAACAAGGTGATTATGGGCAAATATGAAATAGAGCCATGGTACTTTTCACCTTATCCAATAGAGTTGACTGATGAGGATGTGGTATATATCGATGATTTTTCCCTACAATATTTCggatcaaagaaacaatatGAACGATACAGAAAGAAATGTACTCTACGACATCCTCCAGGTAACGAGATATATAGAGATGACTAtgtttccttctttgaaattgatggtCGGAAACAGAGGACATGGTGCCGTAATCTATGTCTTTTGTCTAAACTTTTCTTGGATCATAAAACGTTGTACTATGATGTTGATccatttttattttactGTATGACTAGGCGTGATGAACTAGGCCATCATATTGTCGGTTATTTctcaaaggaaaaggaaTCAGCTGATGCTTATAATGTGGCATGTATTTTAACACTACctcaatatcaaagaatGGGTTACGGTAGACTATTAATCGAGTTTTCTTATGAGTTATCTAAGAAAGAGGGTAAAGTCGGATCACCAGAAAAGCCGTTATCGGATTTGGGTTTGTTATCTTACAGAGCATACTGGGCCGACACCTTGATTAAGCTTTTGGTAGAGCACGGCCAGGAAATCACCATCGATGAAGTTAGTTCAATTTCCTCTATGACTACCACTGATATTCTTCATACTGCAAAAGCCTTAGAAATATTAAGGTTCTATCGAGGTCAGCATGTACTGTATTTGAATAGCGATGTGATGAAAAGGTACAAAAAGCTAAAGAATAATAAGAGGAGATCTATAGATCCTCAAAAATTAATCTGGACACCCCCAGTATTTACCGCTTCACAATTACGTTTCGCATGGTAA
- the PRP46 gene encoding mRNA splicing protein PRP46 (similar to uniprot|Q12417 Saccharomyces cerevisiae YPL151C PRP46 Splicing factor that is found in the Cef1p subcomplex of the spliceosome), whose translation MNTSSRSSEPSKVADDVYVQTRWNNEFKHADYLPESLQKCLDQEKTVLERYSELVEVSKTVANESSQALVKHTTKPGDQLVRRVFQQPHQQISLMERYEKTRSYKPQWHAPWKLSKVINGHTGWVRCVCVDPVDNEWFATGSNDTTIKIWDLAAGKLKITLIGHVMSVRDIAISKRHPYMFSASEDKLVKCWDLERNTAIRDFHGHLSGVHTVDVHPSLDIIATAGRDAVVRLWDIRSRSEIMVLPGHKSPINKVKCLPVDPQIISCSGDATVRLWDIIAGKASKVLTHHSRNIRDLTLHPAEFSFASVSTNDVRSWKLPEGQLLTNFQSQNTGILNTVSINHDNVLLAGGDDGTLCFYDYKTGHKYQSMMTTEVAGSLESERSILCSTFDVTGTRLITGEGDKSIKIWKQVPDATEDTFPGLPWNPTLISQRF comes from the coding sequence ATGAATACATCCAGCCGTAGCTCTGAACCTTCGAAGGTAGCAGATGATGTTTACGTTCAAACTCGGTGGAATAATGAATTTAAACATGCTGATTATTTACCTGAGTCGTTACAGAAGTGCCTGGATCAAGAAAAGACTGTTTTAGAAAGGTACAGTGAATTAGTTGAGGTGTCGAAAACTGTTGCAAACGAAAGCTCTCAAGCATTAGTCAAACATACCACAAAACCAGGCGACCAACTAGTACGAAGAGTGTTCCAACAGCCACATCAGCAGATTTCATTGATGGAACGTTATGAAAAGACTCGAAGTTATAAACCGCAATGGCATGCACCATGGAAACTCAGTAAGGTAATAAATGGTCATACTGGATGGGTAAGATGTGTATGCGTGGACCCCGTTGACAATGAATGGTTTGCTACTGGTAGCAACGATACAACCATTAAAATCTGGGATTTAGCTGCGGGAAAGTTGAAAATTACTCTAATCGGGCATGTAATGAGTGTTCGAGATATTGCTATCTCAAAGAGACATCCTTATATGTTCTCAGCAAGCGAAGATAAACTTGTAAAATGTTGGGATCTAGAAAGAAATACTGCAATTAGGGATTTTCACGGTCATTTATCTGGCGTGCATACCGTTGATGTTCATCCGAGCCTTGATATAATAGCTACTGCTGGTCGTGATGCTGTAGTAAGGTTGTGGGATATACGATCAAGATCTGAGATAATGGTTCTGCCCGGTCATAAAAGCCCTATAAATAAAGTCAAATGCCTTCCCGTTGACCCACAAATAATCAGTTGTTCCGGGGATGCAACAGTTAGACTTTGGGATATCATTGCAGGGAAGGCAAGCAAAGTTTTAACGCACCATAGTAGAAACATCAGAGACTTGACGCTACACCCAGCAGAGTTTAGCTTTGCCAGTGTATCTACGAACGACGTCAGATCCTGGAAATTGCCCGAAGGACAGCTATTAACCAACTTTCAATCCCAGAACACTGGGATTTTGAATACCGTATCAATTAATCACGATAATGTACTATTAGCTGGTGGAGATGACGGTACTTTGTGCTTTTACGATTACAAAACAGGACACAAATACCAAAGTATGATGACAACTGAAGTTGCTGGCTCACTTGAAAGTGAGCGATCGATTTTATGCAGCACCTTTGATGTCACAGGAACAAGACTCATCACAGGGGAAGGAGACAAAAGCATCAAAATATGGAAGCAAGTCCCTGATGCTACAGAAGATACATTCCCTGGCTTGCCGTGGAATCCCACGTTAATATCTCAAAGATTCTAA
- the PUS7 gene encoding pseudouridine synthase PUS7 (similar to uniprot|Q08647 Saccharomyces cerevisiae YOR243C PUS7 pseudouridylates U2 snRNA at position 35) has translation MSDQSLKRESEAAAQQEDIKRTKVGEGINEGINNNNITEKDVGITHYLSMDNVGFNGQIKQRYTDFLVNEITKQGEVVHLTDKGFNMPKKPKPTREQIEQSQKEELEKRQGFKVDEGIRNELVELLGEEDVQKIEAVYRSNKKIETSKAFDDKLERTKIHQLLRRAFDNKLESVTTDSNHFIVGMASRQTRVSKEELIEQTKDANGVENWGYGPSKSFIHFTVYKENKDTMDVANTLSKFMRIPTRLIRFSGTKDRRAVTCQRMSLSKIGLDRLNGLNKGLKGVVLGGYKFEDEPLNLGDLQGNEFTIAIRDVSLKNEGDDLDDILANGMKSLEQNGFINYFGMQRFGTFSVSTHQIGQVLLSGNWKQAVDLIMAEQENVLPISKEARRIWAQTRNPIYAAKAMPHQCLAENAILNALCHEEKCETSNDYPISSYHNAILKIPRNLRTMYVHAYQSYVWNMVASERIKLFGLNVIEGDLVVDETSAAESDDQAKQDEDDFDEDLRETKFIRARPVTAEEVAAQTFTVNDVVLPTPGFDIVYPSNENLRQLYVDVMAKDNMDPFDMKRKVRDFSLAGSYRNVINKPTDIEYQVVSYENPTDQLINTDLEILNANRGKDNGQKYIKSKLERYMKVKDGNKKAVIIKFKLGVSAYATMVLRELMKVETSRRGDMCNVSV, from the coding sequence ATGTCAGAccaatctttgaaaagagagtCCGAAGCTGCTGCCCAGCAAGAAGATATTAAGAGGACAAAAGTTGGTGAAGGTATAAATGAAGGTAtaaacaataacaacatcACTGAAAAGGATGTTGGTATCACGCATTACTTATCAATGGATAATGTTGGTTTCAATGGTCAGATCAAACAAAGGTACACTGACTTTTTAGTCAATGAAATCACCAAGCAAGGCGAAGTTGTGCATTTGACTGACAAAGGTTTTAATATGCCAAAGAAGCCAAAGCCAACGAGAGAACAAATCGAGCAATCgcaaaaagaagaacttgaGAAACGCCAAGGATTTAAGGTGGATGAAGGAATTAGAAATGAACTTGTTGAACTTTTGGGAGAAGAGGatgttcaaaaaattgaagctGTGTACCGCtcaaataaaaagattGAAACATCGAAGGCATTCGATGATAAACTTGAAAGGACTAAAATACATCAACTGCTACGTAGAGCTTTCGACAACAAGTTAGAATCTGTAACGACGGATTCAAACCATTTCATTGTTGGAATGGCTTCTCGCCAAACACGTGTtagcaaagaagaattgatcGAACAAACTAAGGATGCAAACGGTGTCGAAAACTGGGGTTATGGTCCATCAAAATCGTTTATTCATTTTACTGTCTATaaggaaaacaaagataCTATGGATGTCGCTAAtactttatcaaaattcaTGAGAATTCCAACAAGGTTGATCAGATTTTCTGGAACAAAGGATCGTAGGGCTGTCACTTGTCAAAGAATGTCTTTATCCAAAATTGGTTTGGACAGATTAAACGGACTAAACAAGGGCTTGAAGGGTGTCGTTCTAGGTGGCTACAAATTCGAAGATGAGCCATTGAACTTGGGAGATCTACAGGGAAACGAATTCACTATTGCTATCAGAGATgtttcattgaagaatgaaggcgatgatttggatgatATCCTAGCCAATGGCATGAAATCCTTGGAACAAAATGGGTTCATCAATTATTTCGGTATGCAAAGATTTGGTACGTTCAGTGTTTCAACGCATCAAATTGGGCAAGTCCTATTATCAGGTAACTGGAAACAAGCTGTTGATTTGATCATGGctgaacaagaaaatgttttgccaatttccaaagaagCTAGAAGAATTTGGGCACAAACCAGGAACCCAATCTATGCAGCCAAAGCAATGCCACATCAGTGTTTGGCAGAAAATGCCATTCTCAATGCACTATGTCATGAGGAGAAATGTGAAACATCAAACGATTACCCTATTAGCTCATATCACAATGCTATTCTAAAGATTCCTAGAAACTTGAGAACTATGTATGTGCATGCTTACCAAAGTTATGTTTGGAACATGGTCGCTAGCGAAAGGATTAAATTATTTGGATTGAATGTCATCGAAGGTGACCTTGTTGTTGACGAAACATCTGCTGCTGAGTCTGATGACCAAGCCAAACAGGACGAGGATGACTTTGATGAAGACCTCCGCGAAACGAAGTTTATTCGTGCAAGACCAGTGACAGCAGAAGAAGTTGCTGCTCAAACTTTCACCGTGAATGATGTTGTACTACCAACACCtggttttgatattgtCTATCCGAGCAATGAAAACCTTCGCCAACTATATGTTGACGTTATGGCAAAAGATAACATGGATCCCTTCGATATGAAGCGGAAAGTTCGTGATTTTTCCCTTGCCGGCTCCTACAGAAATGTTATCAATAAACCAACTGATATCGAATACCAAGTTGTTTCATATGAAAACCCAACTGACCAATTGATCAACACCGATTTAGAAATTCTGAACGCCAATAGAGGTAAAGACAACGGCCAAAAATAcatcaaatcaaaactAGAAAGATACATGAAAGTAAAGGATGGTAACAAAAAGGCAGttattatcaaattcaaactTGGAGTGTCTGCCTATGCTACCATGGTATTACGTGAATTAATGAAGGTGGAGACTTCACGCCGTGGTGACATGTGTAATGTTAGTGTCTGA
- the SSP2 gene encoding Ssp2p (weakly similar to uniprot|Q96US5 Saccharomyces cerevisiae YOR242C SSP2 Sporulation SPecific involved in sporulation) — MISEGSFLDPQIEATLYGQKKASNLGTFQTNSTASKTSSLNRELFGFRRKARQYFETTTQRFREHGNDKELMRAGVNYKPRSEDEEMEELNKSKLMMDMLFEKANHGSKQDFDKLGGTGKYGVHISSTPKSVPELLCEAVYQDVHGEISLASPESESIDISNSAGRRVVIFQDLLKNIGVGTLLAQVSGGPLEKVLYAYDNKTGSRDVVYVELHFLFPDDAAQFMKYARFHLFKVNGVHLVPHWGVIDSLDSSEKSLLDIQQYVHPDFCKDIQNFDSTGARRCLIMKKYSRKHKSISTELNSKSHIYDLDIQQIIDDFNQFGQVLEVSPLISRKICLQISFHDIRSAIEAMRSYETSNSYINGKYFKDWSIWYGKDIVDKPCIEV; from the coding sequence ATGATATCAGAAGGTAGTTTCTTGGACCCTCAAATTGAAGCAACGTTATATGGACAAAAGAAGGCCTCTAATTTAGGTacttttcaaacaaattCGACTGCGAGCAAGACTTCTTCGTTAAATCGAGAGTTATTTGGGTTCAGAAGGAAAGCTAGGCAATATTTCGAGACAACGACGCAAAGGTTTCGTGAACATGGTAACGATAAGGAGTTGATGAGAGCAGGGGTCAATTATAAACCAAGatcagaagatgaggaaatGGAAGAACTTAATAAGTCCAAGCTTATGATGGATATGTTATTTGAAAAAGCGAATCATGGCTCCAAACAGGATTTTGACAAGCTTGGTGGAACTGGAAAATATGGTGTGCACATATCATCGACTCCGAAAAGTGTACCGGAATTGCTATGCGAAGCCGTCTACCAAGACGTTCATGGAGAAATATCTTTGGCAAGTCCCGAGTCTGAATCAATTGACATTTCTAATAGTGCTGGCAGGAGAGTAGTTATATTCCAAGATTTGCTCAAGAACATTGGCGTTGGGACCTTATTAGCTCAGGTCAGCGGTGGTCCTTTGGAAAAGGTGCTATACGCTTATGACAATAAGACAGGTTCCCGAGATGTCGTTTATGTTGAATTGCATTTCTTGTTCCCTGATGATGCTGCTCAGTTTATGAAATACGCCAGATTCCACCTATTCAAAGTGAACGGTGTACATTTAGTTCCACATTGGGGTGTAATAGATTCTCTAGACTCCTCTGAAAAGAGTCTTTTAGATATTCAACAGTATGTTCATCCAGATTTTTGTAAAGATATTCAAAACTTTGACTCGACTGGAGCACGTCGCTGCTTAattatgaagaaatattcaagGAAACATAAGTCGATTTCTACAGAGTTGAATTCAAAGTCTCACATTTATGATTTGGATATCCAACAAATAATCGATGATTTTAATCAATTCGGACAGGTTCTCGAGGTATCACCGTTGATTTCTCGGAAAATATGTTTGCAGATCAGTTTCCATGATATCAGAAGTGCAATAGAGGCAATGAGGAGTTATGAGACTTCCAATTCCTACATAAATGGCAAGTATTTTAAAGACTGGTCCATCTGGTATGGTAAAGACATTGTAGATAAACCATGCATTGAAGTGTAG
- the MET7 gene encoding tetrahydrofolate synthase (similar to uniprot|Q08645 Saccharomyces cerevisiae YOR241W MET7 Folylpolyglutamate synthetase catalyzes extension of the glutamate chains of the folate coenzymes required for methionine synthesis and for maintenance of mitochondrial DNA present in both the cytoplasm and mitochondria), with product MRLPLSLKMANRNYQDAVQALNSLQSNYANIMAIRASGDRKNMMNIWEMQEWSRRIGYSVSDFNKLNVIHITGTKGKGSTAAFTQGILNQYKDTLSKVGLYTSPHLRSVRERIRINGEPITEELFSKYFFEVWDRLDETSSNEDKFPHMTEGQKPGYFKYLTLLSFHVFMQEGCGTCIYEVGVGGEFDSTNIIEKPTVCGVSALGIDHTFMLGNTIEEIAWNKGGIFKEGAPAFTVKSQPKTGSQVLQERAAERHTTLSEVPIFEHLKTIKLGIAGDFQIKNASLATALAHQHLVSLDILKEPLELASSAKIPDLFRKGLEQTVWEGRCQIIRSNNITWYIDGAHTKESIEAASGWFRDVTATFNRKKVLLFNQQSRDAKALLGYLYETISPAVEFDAAIFTTNVTWKTGNYSADLVSLNTSKEQVDKLEVQQNLQKEWILLNETEHRNVEVTSSIEAALDLIKNMGEPVDVFVTGSLHLVGGFLVVLDGKPT from the coding sequence ATGCGATTACCGCTTAGTTTGAAAATGGCGAATAGGAATTATCAGGATGCTGTTCAGGCATTGAATTCGTTACAATCTAACTATGCCAATATTATGGCTATCAGAGCATCAGGTGATAGgaaaaatatgatgaaCATTTGGGAGATGCAAGAATGGTCACGTCGTATAGGGTATTCAGTTTCTgacttcaacaaattgaacGTGATTCATATCACTGGTACTAAGGGTAAAGGTTCAACTGCTGCGTTTACGCAAGGTATCTTGAACCAATATAAAGATACATTGAGTAAGGTTGGTCTTTATACTTCTCCACATCTAAGGTCAGtgagagaaagaattagaatAAACGGGGAGCCAATAACTGAGGAATTGTTCtcgaaatatttctttgaagtttgGGATAGATTGGACgaaacttcttccaatgaAGACAAGTTTCCTCATATGACTGAGGGTCAAAAACCTGGATATTTCAAGTACTTGactcttctttcattcCATGTATTCATGCAAGAGGGATGTGGAACGTGTATATATGAAGTTGGTGTCGGTGGTGAGTTTGATAGCACTAATATCATTGAGAAACCAACCGTATGCGGTGTTTCTGCATTGGGTATTGATCATACATTCATGTTAGGGAATACCATCGAAGAAATCGCATGGAATAAAGGTGGTATCTTTAAAGAAGGTGCTCCTGCATTCACAGTAAAATCACAACCCAAAACTGGATCGCAGGTTTTGCAAGAAAGAGCTGCTGAGAGACACACTACACTTTCCGAGGTTCCcatttttgaacatttaAAAACCATTAAGTTGGGCATCGCTGGTGATTTTCAGATTAAAAATGCATCTTTAGCTACTGCATTAGCTCACCAACATTTGGTTTCACTTGATATCTTAAAAGAACCATTAGAACTAGCGTCATCTGCCAAAATCCCTGATCTATTCAGAAAAGGCTTAGAGCAAACCGTTTGGGAAGGACGTTGTCAAATCATTCGCTCCAATAACATTACATGGTACATAGATGGCGCGCATACCAAGGAAAGTATCGAAGCTGCCAGTGGGTGGTTTAGGGACGTGACTGCGACCTtcaatagaaaaaaagttttACTATTCAATCAGCAGTCAAGGGATGCAAAAGCGCTGTTGGGATACCTATATGAAACTATCTCTCCCGCAGTAGAATTTGATGCTGCAATATTCACGACCAATGTGACGTGGAAGACAGGTAATTATAGTGCAGATTTAGTTTCCTTAAACACATCTAAAGAGCAAGTTGACAAACTAGAGGTTCAGCAGAATTTGCAGAAGGAATGGATATTATTAAATGAAACTGAACACAGAAATGTAGAAGTTACTTCATCAATCGAAGCTGCTTTGGATCTAATCAAGAATATGGGTGAACCAGTTGACGTATTTGTTACGGGATCGTTGCATTTAGTAGGTGGATTCTTGGTAGTACTAGACGGAAAGCCAACCTAA